From Pandoraea vervacti, the proteins below share one genomic window:
- a CDS encoding delta(1)-pyrroline-2-carboxylate reductase family protein: protein MITLDAHQTAQLLPYPQLADGIEAMLMEMRSGTARAPERLHFPLTEPERGRRGGVLLVMPAVNRDVAMTKHITVHPENCRAGKPSIIGEVMVFDPHTGERLMLLDGPTVTGRRTAAVTLFAARKFAPRPKGPVLIVGAGVQARAHLEAFAAGMGTRHFMIFSRSPERAHALAEHAATLGVEATVVDAIEPALSTVSIVITATTSSEPVLPDSDTMRWRDDIFVAGVGAFRPDMRELPPQLCRDAAVRGTLVVDTWEVKHEAGDLLHAAIDWARAAPLMDAIITPDRYRSSGPVLFKSVGYALWDLAAVLCARANLAKDGVPAS from the coding sequence ATGATCACGCTGGATGCGCACCAGACCGCGCAGTTGTTGCCTTATCCCCAATTGGCCGACGGCATCGAGGCCATGCTCATGGAGATGCGCTCGGGCACCGCGCGTGCCCCGGAGCGTCTGCACTTTCCCCTGACCGAACCCGAGCGGGGCCGCCGTGGTGGCGTGCTGCTCGTCATGCCTGCCGTCAATCGCGACGTTGCGATGACGAAGCACATCACCGTTCACCCCGAGAACTGTCGCGCGGGCAAGCCGTCGATCATCGGCGAGGTGATGGTGTTCGATCCGCACACGGGTGAGCGCCTGATGTTGCTCGACGGGCCAACGGTGACCGGTCGCCGGACCGCTGCCGTGACACTCTTTGCTGCGCGCAAGTTCGCGCCACGCCCGAAGGGACCCGTGCTGATCGTCGGTGCGGGCGTACAGGCCAGGGCGCACCTCGAAGCCTTCGCGGCCGGCATGGGGACGCGTCACTTCATGATCTTCTCGCGCAGTCCGGAGCGTGCGCATGCGCTGGCAGAGCATGCGGCGACGCTCGGCGTGGAAGCCACGGTCGTCGACGCCATCGAGCCCGCACTCAGCACTGTCAGCATCGTGATTACGGCGACAACCAGCAGCGAACCCGTGCTGCCGGACAGCGACACGATGCGCTGGCGCGACGATATCTTCGTGGCGGGCGTCGGCGCGTTTCGTCCGGACATGCGCGAGCTGCCGCCGCAGTTGTGCCGCGACGCCGCCGTGCGCGGCACGCTCGTGGTCGATACGTGGGAAGTGAAGCATGAGGCGGGCGATTTGCTGCATGCCGCCATCGACTGGGCGCGCGCCGCGCCGCTGATGGACGCGATTATCACGCCGGACCGCTATCGTTCGAGCGGGCCGGTACTCTTCAAGAGCGTGGGTTACGCGCTGTGGGATCTGGCTGCGGTGCTGTGTGCCCGTGCCAATCTGGCAAAGGATGGCGTGCCCGCGTCGTGA
- the pbpC gene encoding penicillin-binding protein 1C, whose product MLGAPATASAVPSFEAVREDWRASDWILLDRRGEPLQRLRADMQAQRGDWITLADVSPAFRQALVVSEDKRFYEHSGVDWRGVAAAAWGNLWHSRTRGASTLTMQLAGLLDDDLRPSARNRSVTQKIGQAATAVWLEQRWRKDQILEAYLNLVPFRGELVGISAVSQTLFGKLPSGLDAREAALAVALLRAPNAPAARVSQRACGILKDIGQGADCSGLEGYTQLVFSRPASVMATRDAVNLAPHFARRVFSDTRPPAGTRITSTLDANLQRVAVNTLQQTLRELSAPGRSRNVQDGAIVVIDNASGDILAWVGSSGVLSSASQVDGVTSLRQAGSTLKPFLYAQAIAEERLTAASLLDDSPIDLPTGGGLYIPQNYDRHFKGWVSARTALGSSLNVPAVRTLVMVTPRRFAQTLVSLGLPLTQSGDYYGFSLALGSADVTLLSLTNAYRTLANGGMVSATNERMPGRDDRIPVSTSSTSRTRGPDRKGAAKARTRHVADTVVFSPQVSFIVSDMIADRQARTRTFGLDSPLSTRYWTAVKTGTSKDMRDNWAVGYSRRYTVGVWVGNADGAPMWDVSGVSGAAPIWHRLMDYLHRRTASAPPTPPPGLEHVAVQYAERVEPAREEWFLPGTSQSTITLSALASKAPGGPLWRIAGPADGTIVALDPDIPPANQRMWFQVAAAWPKGAAWRLDGKPLSGTARVGWLPWPGRHVLELVDASGAVRDSVRFEVRGASVNDDKRMRNASR is encoded by the coding sequence ATGCTCGGCGCGCCTGCGACCGCCAGCGCGGTACCGTCTTTCGAGGCAGTGCGCGAGGACTGGCGTGCGTCGGACTGGATTCTGCTGGATCGCCGCGGCGAACCCTTGCAGCGGTTACGCGCGGACATGCAGGCGCAACGCGGCGACTGGATCACGCTCGCCGATGTCTCGCCCGCTTTTCGTCAGGCGCTCGTCGTCTCGGAGGACAAGCGGTTTTATGAGCACAGTGGGGTCGATTGGCGAGGTGTGGCCGCCGCCGCGTGGGGCAATCTCTGGCATTCACGCACGCGTGGCGCTTCGACGCTGACGATGCAGTTGGCGGGACTGCTCGACGACGATCTGCGCCCGAGCGCGCGAAATCGTTCAGTGACGCAAAAGATCGGACAGGCGGCGACTGCCGTGTGGCTGGAGCAGCGATGGCGCAAGGATCAGATTCTCGAGGCGTATCTCAATCTCGTGCCGTTTCGCGGTGAGCTCGTCGGCATTTCGGCCGTTTCTCAGACACTCTTCGGCAAACTGCCCAGCGGCCTCGATGCCCGTGAGGCGGCGCTGGCCGTCGCACTGCTGCGTGCACCCAATGCACCTGCGGCGCGTGTCTCGCAGCGTGCCTGTGGAATCCTCAAGGATATCGGGCAAGGCGCCGATTGCAGCGGATTGGAAGGCTACACACAACTCGTGTTCTCACGCCCCGCGAGCGTGATGGCCACGCGCGACGCCGTCAATCTGGCGCCGCATTTCGCGCGACGCGTCTTCAGCGACACTCGTCCCCCGGCAGGCACGCGGATTACCAGCACGCTGGACGCGAATCTTCAGCGTGTGGCCGTGAACACGCTCCAGCAAACGCTGCGCGAGTTGAGCGCACCGGGGCGCTCTCGCAACGTTCAGGATGGCGCCATTGTCGTGATCGACAATGCGAGCGGCGACATTCTTGCCTGGGTCGGCTCGTCGGGTGTGCTGTCGTCGGCGTCGCAGGTCGATGGTGTCACGTCGCTGCGTCAGGCGGGCTCCACGCTCAAACCGTTTCTCTACGCGCAGGCCATCGCCGAGGAACGTCTGACAGCCGCATCGCTGCTGGACGACTCGCCCATCGATTTGCCCACGGGCGGGGGGCTGTACATTCCGCAAAACTACGACCGTCACTTCAAGGGATGGGTCAGCGCGCGCACGGCGCTGGGCTCGTCCCTGAACGTGCCTGCCGTGCGTACGCTGGTGATGGTCACGCCGCGCCGGTTTGCGCAGACGCTCGTGTCGCTCGGACTGCCGCTCACGCAAAGCGGCGATTACTACGGGTTCAGTCTGGCGCTCGGCAGCGCGGACGTTACTTTGTTGTCGCTCACGAACGCCTATCGGACGCTGGCGAACGGCGGCATGGTCAGCGCAACGAACGAGCGTATGCCCGGTCGCGACGACAGGATCCCCGTGTCGACGTCGTCGACCTCGCGCACGCGTGGCCCGGACAGGAAAGGTGCCGCGAAAGCCAGGACTCGGCATGTTGCGGACACCGTCGTTTTTTCACCGCAGGTGAGTTTCATCGTCTCGGACATGATCGCCGACCGCCAGGCGCGCACGCGCACGTTTGGCCTGGACAGCCCGCTTTCCACCCGGTACTGGACAGCGGTGAAGACGGGCACGAGCAAGGATATGCGCGACAACTGGGCAGTGGGCTACTCGCGCCGCTACACGGTGGGCGTGTGGGTCGGCAATGCAGACGGCGCGCCGATGTGGGACGTCTCCGGTGTCTCCGGGGCGGCGCCGATCTGGCATCGCTTGATGGACTACCTGCATCGACGCACGGCGAGCGCGCCGCCGACGCCGCCACCCGGGCTGGAGCATGTCGCAGTGCAGTATGCCGAGCGCGTCGAACCGGCGCGTGAAGAGTGGTTTTTACCGGGCACGTCACAAAGCACCATCACGCTGTCGGCCCTCGCGAGCAAGGCGCCTGGCGGACCGCTCTGGCGCATTGCGGGGCCTGCGGACGGCACCATCGTCGCACTCGACCCCGATATTCCGCCGGCCAATCAGCGCATGTGGTTCCAGGTTGCTGCCGCCTGGCCCAAAGGGGCCGCATGGCGGCTCGATGGCAAGCCGCTCTCGGGCACCGCGCGTGTGGGATGGCTGCCGTGGCCGGGGCGTCACGTTCTCGAACTCGTCGATGCCTCCGGCGCGGTGCGTGACAGCGTGCGTTTCGAGGTACGCGGTGCGAGCGTGAACGACGACAAACGCATGCGCAACGCGAGTCGCTGA
- a CDS encoding MG2 domain-containing protein, which translates to MHSRTQRVWPAAPLAWAALSLGMLAVSSAQAARVVSVSPQGEVASVSQVVVKFDEAMVPAGDPRATAPAAVRCSDGSLTGDGHWLEPKIWVYDFKGDLPPGAKCSVEMRSGLSAVSGTALSGATKYAFNTGGPAVSSIRPSYGPIDENQIFILTLNGAANPGSVRQNAWCETEGIGERIGVKWVEGDARTALLKRFNLDKQSGRVVMLQCNRTLAAGAKMHLVWGAGIATPSGVPTKQARRFEYDVREPFTASFSCERENANAPCTPLRPLRLTFNSPVARDMAARIRLQGAGAERSPKFSDTERSSSVADVTFEAPFPEKAELTLSLPKDFTDDSGRALDNASEFPLKTRTATMPPLAKFAAAPFGIVERFAEPGMPPMLPVTLRKVEPALQINGLGVSGEAAATGRTLQLRVDDDAQVMAWMSRVRRFDETTMTRKQIAEEMPSILTAPAAKESFGPNAAAIVEDKITQYDTRSLSLLSGLQGVQALTLPVPKEKDPRPFEVVGIPFQKPGFYVVELASQSLGAALLGKSLPMYVRTTVLVTNLGVHFKMGRENALAWVTTLDKGQPVANAKVRVLDCDGSEVATAVTDKTGVARFDKAFERYRYCQKTGRSGYFVVARTQGNDPDMAFVSSEWDRGIEPWRFHVPTDGGNTPTVRAQTVFDRMLFRVGETVSMKHFIRQETMQGLALPASLPSQLTITHEGSGQTYTQPVTWRNGRLAENTFQIPPGAKLGEYTVTLNYADNDSRPKTYPQSLDAGRFRVEAFRLPVLAGSIGVRDAAKSPLINKTEAPVTVQVNYVAGGPAGNLPVRVSALMRVRDLSFDGYDDFSFTPYRPPSAQAGGEDDDSGSDETSGSSDQKLVADKQRLVLDRNGAGSLTLKDLPKVDRPSDLVLEASFADPNGEIQTLRGNATLWPANLITGVRSESWVSVTNKLPVKALALDLKGKPKSGVAMEVRAEARITTSSRKRMVGGFYAYDNRIEVKDLGKVCSGKTDERGQLSCDVSLSQPGEVTLVAQAKDDKGNLSTSTTSVWVTGRGEVWFGGDNTDRMDVLPERRAYEPGETAKLQVRMPFRTATALVAIEREGVMETQTMEISGKEPNISLKVDPAWGPNVYVSVLAVRGRIHEVPWYSFFQWGWKQPLEWFRAFWYEGREYQAPTGLVDLGKPAYRFGLTELRVGTAGQRLAVEVKPDAPTYPVRGHAKVRIKVTQPDGKPVAAGSEVAVAAVDEALLELAPNTSWHLLDAMWQRRSYTVTTATAQMEIIGRRHYGRKAVPAGGGGGKSPTRELFDTLLLWQPRVVLDDKGEATVDVPLNDSLSSFRIVAVADDGKPGTQALGWFGTGSATIRTTQDLQLISGLPPLVREGDNYRAQFTVRNTTQHAMQVQLSARATQLTLAPQRVDVPAGESREVAWEVTAPTGLADTRAQRVLWEVSAQAPAAGGAPAASDAIKVGQDIQPSLPASVQQSVLMQVEGSLTVPMAPPAGAVADSTGKLRGGVRVNLQPRLSQGLPGVKRWFELYPYACLEQQASKALGLRDVAQWKRVMGTLPSYLDEDGLASYFPPQEGFANQGSDTLTAYLLAMSNEAKALDPAYGLPDDALARMADGLTAFVEGRLTRRFWAPRDDLTLRKLSAIEALSRYGRANARMLGSLTIAPNDWPTSAVIDWYAILQRLPDAPQRAERLAQAEQILRARLSYQGTRVGFSTQGSDGLWWLMVGPETNAARLALLMNANPAWKDEMPRLVIGLLGLQSRGAWSTTTANVWGGLAVDRFSARFERDMPTGHTSVQWQSDNQTSGGVQSVDWDKLKAGTMPPAISLPWLANAKAGADNGRDVLRLEQTGVGKPWATIQSLAAVPLKAPFAAGYRVTRSVQVQDAADRSGDSFVRGAVLRVRLDIDAQADMRWVVVSDPLPGGATVLGGGLGRDSAIATQGQKSEGAMPAFEERAQDAYRAYYDYLPKGQHRIEYTVRLNNVGKFVTPPTRVEAMYEPAMYGESPNAPVQVVPAKP; encoded by the coding sequence ATGCATAGCCGAACGCAACGCGTCTGGCCGGCTGCGCCATTGGCGTGGGCGGCGCTGAGTCTTGGAATGCTCGCGGTGTCGTCTGCTCAGGCGGCACGCGTGGTGAGCGTCAGCCCGCAGGGCGAAGTCGCCAGTGTGAGCCAGGTGGTCGTCAAATTCGACGAAGCGATGGTTCCCGCAGGCGATCCTCGCGCTACGGCGCCGGCTGCCGTACGGTGTTCCGACGGCTCATTGACTGGCGATGGCCATTGGCTCGAACCCAAGATCTGGGTCTACGATTTCAAGGGCGATTTGCCCCCGGGGGCAAAGTGTTCCGTCGAGATGCGCAGCGGCTTGTCGGCCGTCTCGGGCACGGCCCTCTCCGGCGCCACGAAGTACGCATTCAATACCGGCGGCCCGGCCGTCTCGTCCATCCGTCCGTCGTATGGTCCGATCGACGAGAATCAGATATTTATCCTCACGCTCAACGGTGCGGCCAATCCCGGCAGTGTGCGTCAGAACGCATGGTGCGAAACGGAAGGCATAGGCGAGCGTATCGGCGTGAAATGGGTCGAAGGCGATGCGCGCACGGCGCTGCTCAAGCGCTTCAATCTCGACAAGCAGTCGGGGCGCGTCGTCATGCTGCAATGCAATCGCACGCTGGCCGCTGGCGCGAAGATGCATCTGGTCTGGGGCGCGGGGATCGCCACGCCGTCCGGCGTGCCAACAAAGCAGGCGCGACGTTTCGAATATGACGTGCGGGAGCCATTTACCGCCAGCTTCAGTTGCGAGCGCGAGAATGCCAACGCGCCATGTACGCCGTTGCGGCCGCTGCGCCTGACGTTCAACTCACCGGTCGCACGTGACATGGCGGCCAGGATTCGGTTGCAAGGCGCCGGCGCCGAGCGCTCTCCGAAGTTCAGCGATACGGAACGTTCCTCCAGCGTGGCGGATGTCACGTTCGAAGCGCCATTCCCGGAAAAGGCCGAACTCACGCTCTCGTTGCCGAAAGACTTCACGGATGATAGCGGCCGGGCGCTCGACAACGCGAGTGAATTCCCGTTGAAGACCCGAACGGCCACGATGCCGCCGTTGGCCAAGTTCGCGGCCGCGCCGTTCGGTATCGTGGAGCGCTTCGCGGAACCGGGCATGCCACCCATGCTGCCGGTCACATTGCGCAAGGTCGAACCGGCCTTGCAAATCAATGGTCTCGGTGTGTCGGGCGAAGCTGCCGCAACCGGTCGTACCCTGCAGTTGCGGGTGGACGACGACGCACAGGTCATGGCATGGATGTCTCGCGTGCGGCGCTTCGACGAAACGACAATGACGCGCAAGCAGATCGCCGAAGAAATGCCTTCGATTCTGACGGCGCCTGCGGCAAAGGAATCGTTCGGACCCAACGCAGCGGCTATCGTCGAAGACAAGATCACGCAGTACGACACGCGCAGCCTGTCGCTGCTCTCCGGATTGCAGGGCGTTCAGGCGCTCACGCTGCCGGTTCCAAAGGAGAAGGATCCGCGACCGTTCGAGGTTGTTGGGATTCCTTTCCAGAAGCCGGGTTTCTATGTCGTGGAACTGGCGTCGCAATCGCTCGGCGCAGCGTTGTTGGGCAAGTCGCTGCCAATGTACGTACGCACGACAGTGCTCGTCACGAATCTTGGCGTGCACTTCAAGATGGGGCGTGAGAACGCGCTTGCGTGGGTGACCACGCTCGACAAGGGGCAGCCTGTCGCCAACGCCAAGGTGCGGGTGCTGGATTGCGACGGCAGCGAAGTCGCCACCGCCGTGACCGACAAGACGGGCGTCGCCAGGTTCGACAAGGCGTTTGAACGTTACCGGTATTGCCAGAAGACGGGACGCTCCGGGTATTTCGTGGTTGCGCGCACGCAGGGCAATGATCCTGACATGGCGTTCGTGTCGTCCGAATGGGATCGCGGTATCGAACCGTGGCGCTTCCACGTGCCGACTGACGGGGGCAACACCCCGACGGTTCGCGCGCAGACGGTGTTCGACCGCATGCTGTTCCGCGTCGGTGAGACGGTATCGATGAAGCACTTCATCCGTCAGGAGACGATGCAGGGGCTCGCCTTGCCCGCCAGCCTGCCGTCCCAGTTGACGATCACGCATGAGGGCTCCGGGCAGACTTACACGCAGCCTGTCACGTGGCGTAATGGTCGGCTTGCCGAAAACACATTCCAGATTCCGCCGGGCGCGAAGCTTGGCGAATACACCGTCACGCTGAACTACGCGGATAACGATTCGCGACCGAAGACGTATCCACAATCGCTCGACGCCGGGCGTTTCCGAGTGGAGGCGTTCCGTCTACCCGTGCTGGCCGGATCGATCGGCGTGCGTGACGCGGCAAAATCGCCCCTCATCAACAAGACGGAAGCACCGGTCACCGTGCAGGTCAATTACGTCGCCGGGGGGCCGGCGGGTAACCTGCCTGTGCGTGTGTCCGCCTTGATGCGCGTGCGCGATCTGAGCTTCGACGGTTACGACGATTTCAGTTTTACGCCGTATCGTCCGCCGTCAGCGCAGGCGGGCGGGGAGGATGACGATTCGGGTAGCGACGAAACGTCGGGTTCCAGCGATCAGAAGCTGGTCGCCGACAAACAGAGACTGGTGCTCGATCGCAACGGCGCGGGAAGTCTGACGCTCAAGGATTTGCCGAAGGTGGATCGCCCGAGCGATCTGGTGCTCGAAGCGAGCTTTGCCGACCCCAATGGCGAGATTCAGACGCTGCGCGGTAACGCCACCCTCTGGCCGGCCAATCTGATTACCGGCGTGCGCAGCGAGAGCTGGGTGTCGGTCACCAACAAGCTGCCGGTCAAGGCGTTGGCGCTCGATCTGAAAGGCAAGCCGAAGTCTGGTGTGGCGATGGAGGTGCGCGCCGAGGCACGCATTACGACCAGTAGCCGCAAACGCATGGTGGGCGGCTTCTACGCGTACGACAATCGCATCGAGGTCAAGGATCTCGGCAAGGTGTGCAGCGGCAAGACCGACGAGCGTGGCCAATTGTCATGCGATGTGTCGCTTTCGCAACCGGGCGAAGTCACGCTGGTGGCGCAGGCAAAAGATGACAAGGGCAATCTGAGCACATCGACAACCTCTGTCTGGGTAACGGGACGAGGCGAGGTCTGGTTCGGCGGGGACAACACCGATCGCATGGATGTCCTGCCGGAGCGCCGCGCTTATGAGCCGGGCGAGACGGCCAAATTGCAAGTCCGCATGCCGTTCCGCACGGCGACGGCGTTGGTGGCGATCGAGCGCGAAGGCGTCATGGAGACGCAAACCATGGAGATTTCGGGCAAGGAGCCAAATATCTCCCTGAAAGTCGATCCGGCGTGGGGACCGAACGTCTACGTGTCAGTGCTCGCAGTGCGGGGGCGGATTCATGAGGTGCCCTGGTATTCGTTCTTTCAGTGGGGTTGGAAACAACCGCTGGAGTGGTTCCGGGCGTTCTGGTACGAGGGGCGCGAATATCAGGCGCCGACGGGGCTGGTGGATCTGGGCAAGCCGGCCTATCGCTTCGGTCTGACCGAGTTGCGCGTGGGCACGGCCGGACAACGTCTGGCGGTAGAGGTGAAGCCCGATGCGCCCACCTACCCGGTGAGGGGACACGCCAAGGTGCGCATCAAGGTCACGCAGCCGGACGGCAAGCCCGTGGCAGCCGGTTCAGAGGTGGCCGTGGCCGCGGTGGACGAAGCGTTGCTGGAGCTCGCGCCGAACACCAGTTGGCATCTGCTCGACGCCATGTGGCAGCGCCGCAGCTATACGGTGACGACGGCGACCGCGCAGATGGAGATCATCGGCCGTCGGCACTACGGGCGCAAGGCGGTGCCTGCGGGCGGCGGCGGCGGCAAGAGCCCGACACGCGAGTTGTTCGACACGCTGCTGCTGTGGCAACCCCGCGTGGTTCTCGACGACAAGGGAGAAGCGACGGTCGATGTGCCGCTCAATGACTCGCTGTCGAGCTTCCGCATCGTGGCGGTGGCGGACGACGGCAAGCCGGGCACACAGGCGCTCGGCTGGTTCGGTACGGGATCGGCGACCATTCGCACCACGCAGGATTTGCAGCTGATTTCCGGGCTGCCGCCGCTGGTGCGCGAGGGCGACAACTACCGTGCGCAGTTCACCGTGCGCAATACGACCCAGCACGCGATGCAGGTGCAGTTGAGTGCGCGCGCGACCCAACTGACATTGGCGCCGCAGCGTGTCGACGTACCGGCCGGCGAGTCGCGGGAAGTGGCGTGGGAAGTGACTGCGCCCACCGGGTTGGCGGATACCCGTGCGCAGCGGGTGCTGTGGGAGGTCAGCGCGCAGGCGCCTGCGGCAGGTGGCGCTCCTGCGGCCAGCGATGCCATCAAGGTGGGGCAGGACATCCAGCCGTCGCTGCCTGCGAGCGTGCAACAGTCGGTGCTCATGCAAGTCGAAGGCAGTCTCACCGTGCCAATGGCTCCGCCCGCCGGCGCGGTGGCTGACAGCACGGGCAAGCTGCGTGGCGGCGTTCGCGTCAATTTGCAGCCGCGTCTGTCGCAAGGGTTGCCGGGCGTGAAGCGTTGGTTCGAGTTGTATCCCTACGCGTGTCTGGAGCAGCAGGCATCGAAGGCACTCGGCTTGCGGGATGTGGCGCAATGGAAACGCGTGATGGGCACGCTGCCGTCGTATCTGGACGAAGACGGTCTCGCGAGCTACTTCCCGCCGCAGGAAGGCTTCGCCAACCAGGGCAGCGATACGCTGACGGCTTATCTGCTGGCGATGAGCAACGAAGCCAAGGCGCTCGACCCGGCCTATGGCTTGCCGGACGACGCACTGGCGCGCATGGCGGACGGTCTGACGGCGTTCGTGGAAGGGCGTCTCACCCGCCGTTTCTGGGCGCCGCGCGATGACCTGACCCTGCGCAAGCTCAGTGCCATCGAGGCGTTGTCGCGCTATGGCCGGGCGAACGCGCGCATGCTCGGCTCGCTCACCATTGCGCCGAACGACTGGCCGACGTCGGCCGTGATCGACTGGTACGCGATCCTGCAACGGTTGCCCGACGCGCCGCAGCGTGCCGAGCGGCTGGCGCAGGCCGAGCAGATCCTTCGGGCGCGCCTGTCGTATCAGGGCACGCGTGTGGGTTTCTCGACGCAAGGCAGCGACGGTCTCTGGTGGCTCATGGTCGGACCGGAAACCAATGCGGCGCGACTGGCGTTGCTGATGAACGCGAACCCGGCATGGAAGGACGAAATGCCGCGACTCGTCATCGGCCTGCTGGGGTTGCAATCGCGCGGTGCGTGGTCGACGACGACGGCCAACGTGTGGGGCGGTCTGGCAGTGGATCGGTTCTCGGCTCGCTTCGAGCGCGATATGCCGACGGGCCACACCTCGGTTCAGTGGCAGAGCGACAATCAGACGAGCGGCGGCGTGCAGAGCGTCGATTGGGACAAGCTGAAGGCAGGCACGATGCCCCCCGCGATCTCGTTGCCGTGGCTTGCCAACGCCAAGGCAGGCGCAGACAACGGGCGAGATGTGCTGCGTCTGGAGCAGACGGGGGTGGGCAAGCCTTGGGCGACGATCCAGAGTCTGGCGGCGGTGCCGCTCAAGGCGCCTTTCGCGGCAGGCTATCGCGTGACGCGCAGTGTCCAGGTGCAGGATGCCGCCGATCGGTCGGGTGACAGCTTCGTGCGAGGCGCCGTGCTGCGGGTACGGCTCGATATCGATGCACAGGCGGACATGCGTTGGGTGGTGGTGAGCGATCCTCTGCCCGGCGGTGCGACCGTGCTGGGCGGTGGTCTCGGGCGCGACTCGGCCATTGCGACACAGGGCCAGAAGAGCGAAGGTGCAATGCCGGCATTCGAGGAACGTGCGCAGGACGCTTACCGTGCTTACTACGATTATCTGCCGAAGGGGCAGCATCGGATCGAGTACACCGTACGCCTGAACAACGTGGGCAAATTCGTGACCCCGCCAACGCGCGTGGAAGCGATGTACGAGCCCGCGATGTATGGCGAGTCGCCTAACGCGCCGGTGCAGGTGGTTCCGGCAAAGCCATGA
- a CDS encoding FUSC family protein yields the protein MPVAFLHPKKNALVYLVKILSGSLIVWFGLRAAGFPEPYWAMISLIIVTEPDPLQARSNFKARSINTITGAIVACIVLLVMGPGLAAMLVGITIATLAAMLVQNYPANWRLGPATVVILMSAALSGQGQGLHEELSLAMLRVIEVLIGSTVALIQSLIYGRYVKPLLMPED from the coding sequence ATGCCCGTCGCCTTTCTCCATCCGAAGAAGAACGCACTGGTCTATCTGGTAAAGATTCTCAGCGGCTCGCTGATCGTCTGGTTCGGTCTGCGCGCGGCGGGCTTCCCCGAGCCCTACTGGGCGATGATTTCCCTCATCATCGTGACCGAGCCGGACCCGTTGCAGGCGCGCAGCAATTTCAAGGCGCGGTCGATCAACACGATTACGGGCGCGATCGTGGCATGTATCGTCTTGCTGGTAATGGGGCCGGGACTCGCGGCAATGCTCGTGGGGATCACGATTGCCACGCTGGCCGCGATGCTGGTGCAGAACTATCCGGCGAACTGGCGGCTCGGGCCGGCCACTGTCGTCATTCTGATGTCGGCGGCGCTCAGCGGGCAGGGGCAAGGCCTGCATGAAGAATTGAGCCTCGCCATGCTGCGCGTGATCGAAGTGCTGATTGGTTCCACCGTCGCGCTGATCCAGTCGCTGATCTACGGCCGGTATGTGAAGCCGTTGCTGATGCCTGAGGACTGA
- a CDS encoding lysoplasmalogenase, with amino-acid sequence MTSNFFAPAAALPREARRFWWLAAIAGAAYALSLRSTPYADQAIAKLFLCALLLFAAMYHRVPGERVWLCAALIFSGAGDVLLAVPTLAQGFVMGLGAFLVAHLAYFVLFWRVRRRWGAVPTWHRIAIGVVWIAAALSYAMYWPGMGALKAPVACYVIVLAMMATAALLAGLPGEWAAVGALLFTVSDALIGTTRFVGSVPAQEYTIWILYALAQLLLVAGVMAPRLAQDTSH; translated from the coding sequence ATGACGTCGAACTTCTTTGCTCCGGCGGCGGCGCTGCCGCGCGAGGCGCGCCGCTTCTGGTGGCTCGCCGCAATCGCAGGCGCTGCCTACGCCTTGTCGCTGCGTAGTACGCCATATGCCGATCAGGCCATCGCGAAGCTTTTCCTGTGTGCGTTGTTGCTGTTCGCGGCGATGTATCACCGCGTGCCCGGCGAGCGCGTCTGGCTTTGCGCGGCGCTGATCTTTTCGGGCGCAGGGGATGTCCTGCTCGCTGTTCCGACATTGGCGCAGGGTTTCGTCATGGGGTTGGGCGCCTTTTTGGTGGCGCACCTCGCGTATTTCGTACTGTTCTGGCGCGTGCGTCGTCGGTGGGGCGCCGTGCCGACGTGGCACCGTATCGCGATTGGGGTGGTGTGGATCGCGGCGGCGTTGTCGTACGCGATGTACTGGCCGGGAATGGGCGCGCTCAAGGCACCGGTCGCCTGCTATGTGATCGTATTGGCCATGATGGCGACGGCGGCGCTGCTCGCCGGGCTTCCTGGGGAATGGGCCGCTGTCGGTGCGTTGCTGTTCACGGTATCGGATGCGCTTATCGGCACCACGCGTTTCGTGGGCTCGGTCCCCGCTCAGGAGTACACCATCTGGATCCTTTACGCCTTGGCCCAACTGCTGCTCGTCGCGGGGGTGATGGCGCCGCGCCTCGCACAGGACACATCGCATTGA